A single Triticum dicoccoides isolate Atlit2015 ecotype Zavitan chromosome 2A, WEW_v2.0, whole genome shotgun sequence DNA region contains:
- the LOC119356833 gene encoding uncharacterized protein LOC119356833 isoform X2, translating to MARCPVVAHAQATVEPGGRGCGRGRSAGCRGRATGRGGSNIGCAPVSDHVAACRVPAAGGEPLDRRRGVSRRVPATGAEPIPRHGCGARQMPAVGRGAIPRSSGRGVRGRVPGRGANSGHAAAAIHVSAPGHSAGPGYAAAPRRVLVPGITRRYVPRQPVGGPPRSRTSDGWFPFLSSTVAAVNRRKRKMCVEFRRARYEEHVVDGPLPKDWHGFSVYVSAEVIRVDRNRWKKRKVSIKLRRPGCEEIVVQGPLPKDWQGFSVKFAESLKACYADRSYYGPPDFLCQYCGASFWFAECSKSRSSWTHRKMVYNHCCKGAKCCIPLSSRSGDCLTRIYLSSGEGVTVRLVLKILIH from the exons ATGGCGCGTTGTCCGGTTGTGGCTCATGCTCAAGCCACGGTTGAGCCTGGTGGTCGTGGCTGTGGCCGTGGGCGGTCTGCTGGTTGTCGTGGACGAGCCACTGGCCGTGGAGGTTCTAATATAGGGTGTGCCCCTGTTTCTGATCATGTCGCTGCTTGCCGGGTTCCTGCCGCTGGAGGTGAGCCTCTTGACAGGCGTAGGGGTGTGAGTCGGCGGGTGCCTGCTACTGGAGCTGAGCCCATACCCAGGCATGGGTGTGGCGCTCGGCAGATGCCTGCTGTTGGGCGTGGCGCCATACCTCGGTCAAGTGGTAGGGGTGTTCGTGGCCGTGTCCCTGGTCGTGGTGCTAATTCTGGGCATGCAGCCGCTGCTATACATGTGTCTGCCCCTGGTCATTCTGCTGGTCCTGGGTACGCCGCCGCTCCTAGGCGTGTGTTGGTCCCTGGGATTACTAGACGTTACGTGCCACGCCAGCCTGTTGGGGGTCCTCCTCGAAGCCGTACAA GTGATGGCTGGTTTCCTTTTCTGAGCTCGACCGTGGCTGCGGTAAATCGCAGAAAACGGAAAATGTGTGTTGAGTTTCGGCGCGCTAGATACGAAG AACATGTCGTTGATGGGCCTTTGCCGAAGGATTGGCATGGTTTCTCGGTTTATGTCAGTGCGGAGGTGATCAGGGTAGACCGCAACAGATGGAAAAAACGGAAAGTGTCCATTAAATTGCGGCGTCCTGGATGCGAAG AGATTGTTGTTCAAGGGCCTTTGCCAAAGGATTGGCAAGGTTTCTCAGTCAAGTTTGCCGAGTCCCTTAAAG CTTGCTATGCAGATAGGTCATACTACGGCCCTCCGGATTTCTTGTGCCAATACTGTGGTGCCTCCTTTTGGTTTGCTGAGTGTTCAAAGTCCAGGTCATCCTGGACACATCGTAAGATGGTTTATAATCATTGTTGTAAAGGCGCTAAG TGTTGTATACCGTTGAGTTCCAGAAGCGGGGACTGCCTCACGCGCATATACTTGTCTAGCGGAGAGGGGGTAACGGTGAGATTGGTGTTGAAAATATTAATTCATTAA
- the LOC119356833 gene encoding uncharacterized protein LOC119356833 isoform X1 produces MARCPVVAHAQATVEPGGRGCGRGRSAGCRGRATGRGGSNIGCAPVSDHVAACRVPAAGGEPLDRRRGVSRRVPATGAEPIPRHGCGARQMPAVGRGAIPRSSGRGVRGRVPGRGANSGHAAAAIHVSAPGHSAGPGYAAAPRRVLVPGITRRYVPRQPVGGPPRSRTSDGWFPFLSSTVAAVNRRKRKMCVEFRRARYEEHVVDGPLPKDWHGFSVYVSAEVIRVDRNRWKKRKVSIKLRRPGCEEIVVQGPLPKDWQGFSVKFAESLKACYADRSYYGPPDFLCQYCGASFWFAECSKSRSSWTHRKMVYNHCCKGAKVYIPPFKDPPAYLWELLRFDGTSRAKKFIRTIREYNVCSLSLRWMLPLNARLVAAVDLRFLRSVVKCLIVLVRWCLAVMIPLSLLSCIYMTQLMRLDIG; encoded by the exons ATGGCGCGTTGTCCGGTTGTGGCTCATGCTCAAGCCACGGTTGAGCCTGGTGGTCGTGGCTGTGGCCGTGGGCGGTCTGCTGGTTGTCGTGGACGAGCCACTGGCCGTGGAGGTTCTAATATAGGGTGTGCCCCTGTTTCTGATCATGTCGCTGCTTGCCGGGTTCCTGCCGCTGGAGGTGAGCCTCTTGACAGGCGTAGGGGTGTGAGTCGGCGGGTGCCTGCTACTGGAGCTGAGCCCATACCCAGGCATGGGTGTGGCGCTCGGCAGATGCCTGCTGTTGGGCGTGGCGCCATACCTCGGTCAAGTGGTAGGGGTGTTCGTGGCCGTGTCCCTGGTCGTGGTGCTAATTCTGGGCATGCAGCCGCTGCTATACATGTGTCTGCCCCTGGTCATTCTGCTGGTCCTGGGTACGCCGCCGCTCCTAGGCGTGTGTTGGTCCCTGGGATTACTAGACGTTACGTGCCACGCCAGCCTGTTGGGGGTCCTCCTCGAAGCCGTACAA GTGATGGCTGGTTTCCTTTTCTGAGCTCGACCGTGGCTGCGGTAAATCGCAGAAAACGGAAAATGTGTGTTGAGTTTCGGCGCGCTAGATACGAAG AACATGTCGTTGATGGGCCTTTGCCGAAGGATTGGCATGGTTTCTCGGTTTATGTCAGTGCGGAGGTGATCAGGGTAGACCGCAACAGATGGAAAAAACGGAAAGTGTCCATTAAATTGCGGCGTCCTGGATGCGAAG AGATTGTTGTTCAAGGGCCTTTGCCAAAGGATTGGCAAGGTTTCTCAGTCAAGTTTGCCGAGTCCCTTAAAG CTTGCTATGCAGATAGGTCATACTACGGCCCTCCGGATTTCTTGTGCCAATACTGTGGTGCCTCCTTTTGGTTTGCTGAGTGTTCAAAGTCCAGGTCATCCTGGACACATCGTAAGATGGTTTATAATCATTGTTGTAAAGGCGCTAAGGTATATATCCCTCCCTTTAAGGATCCCCCGGCCTATCTCTGGGAGCTCCTTCGATTCGATGGTACTTCTCGTGCTAAAAAATTCATCCGGACTATACGTGAGTACAATGTATGTTCGCTTTCACTTCGATGGATGCTACCATTGAACGCTCGTTTGGTGGCAGCCGTGGACCTAAGATTTTTAAGATCGGTGGTCAAGTGTCTCATCGTATTGGTTCGTTGGTGCCTAGCGGTGATGATACCCCTAAGTTTGCTGAGTTGTATATACATGACCCAGCTAATGAGATTAGACATAGGATGA